A part of Setaria viridis chromosome 8, Setaria_viridis_v4.0, whole genome shotgun sequence genomic DNA contains:
- the LOC117866644 gene encoding uncharacterized protein has product MEVQPELSLGMSAPAAGFAVVKSPRSSSSDSDGSGGKKRKHFAWREEAMSHASGLELQLGDPLPPDWEQCLDLHSGRMYYLNRKTMKKSWVRPRSSNKEEQGALNLELNISTTPSIFDGKASSIGAAVADETRSPNGGGHMVAVPCANCHLLVMLCKSSPSCPNCKFVQPSVPAMPRTPPRRLDAVKPLETLSLLH; this is encoded by the exons ATGGAGGTGCAGCCGGAGCTGTCGCTGGGGAtgtcggcgccggcagcgggcTTTGCTGTTGTGAAGAGCCCCAGGAGCTCGTCGTCGGACTcggacggcagcggcgggaagaagaggaagcactTCGCATGGAGGGAGGAGGCCATGTCCCATGCAAGCGGCCTGGAGCTCCAGCTCGGCGACCCTCTGCCGCCGGACTGGGAACAGTGCCTCGACCTGCAT TCTGGGAGGATGTACTACCTGAACAGGAAGACCATGAAGAAGAGCTGGGTGAGGCCGAGGTCGTCCAACAAGGAGGAGCAGGGCGCCCTGAACCTGGAGCTCAACATCTCCACGACCCCTTCCATCTTCGACGGCAAGGCTAGCTCCATCGGTGCTGCCGTTGCGGACGAGACCAGAAGCCCGAATGGCGGCGGCCACATGGTGGCCGTGCCCTGCGCCAACTGCCACCTCCTCGTCATGCTCTGCAAGTCCTCCCCGTCGTGCCCCAACTGCAAGTTCGTGCAGCCGTCGGTGCCTGCCATGCCGCGGACGCCTCCCCGCCGGCTTGACGCCGTCAAGCCGCTGGAGACCCTGAGCCTCCTGCACTAG